A genomic region of Methylobacterium durans contains the following coding sequences:
- a CDS encoding DUF4142 domain-containing protein: MHALIVAGLLAATPVLAQSVGEKTGVNSLVGASPSTADFVTQAAISDMFEIQSSQLAAERGDEATKKFAQQMIADHQKTSSEMKAMVQGGKVQATIPAALDSTHQSKLDKLKGLKGNDFNKQYHSDQVTAHKNAVDLFQRYAKGGDNADLKAWAGKTQPALEQHLQMAQKLDK, encoded by the coding sequence ATGCATGCCCTCATTGTCGCTGGCCTGCTTGCCGCGACGCCCGTCCTCGCACAGTCGGTGGGTGAGAAAACCGGCGTGAACTCACTCGTGGGCGCGAGCCCGTCCACCGCAGATTTCGTGACGCAAGCTGCGATCAGCGACATGTTCGAGATCCAGTCGAGCCAGCTCGCGGCGGAGCGGGGCGACGAGGCAACAAAGAAGTTTGCCCAGCAGATGATCGCCGACCACCAGAAGACATCGAGCGAGATGAAGGCGATGGTTCAGGGTGGCAAGGTGCAGGCCACCATTCCGGCTGCGCTCGACAGCACGCATCAGAGCAAACTCGACAAGCTGAAGGGCTTGAAGGGCAACGACTTCAACAAGCAGTACCACAGCGATCAGGTCACGGCGCACAAGAACGCGGTGGACCTGTTCCAGCGCTACGCCAAGGGCGGTGATAATGCGGACTTGAAGGCTTGGGCCGGCAAGACCCAGCCTGCCCTGGAGCAGCATCTCCAGATGGCGCAGAAGCTCGACAAGTAG